The following coding sequences are from one Pelagovum sp. HNIBRBA483 window:
- the cbiE gene encoding precorrin-6y C5,15-methyltransferase (decarboxylating) subunit CbiE produces MAEPWLHIIGIGEDGLDGLSPATRAVLEAAEIIIGGDRHHTLSASITAERLSWPSPFNALIEKLESFRGRRVAVLATGDPLWFSVGARIGRAIDPSQIVYHPQLSAFQLAAARMGWSLPDVETLTVHGRPVEQMIAFIQPDQRLLVLTTGAQTPAQIAKFLSERGYGRSRMTVLAAMGGADEARFDGIAESWAHVVPEFNTLAVECIADPDAALLPRIPGLDDALFQSDGTMTKQEVRAVTVAKLMPMRGALLWDIGCGCGSVAIEWMRAAHYARAIGIEPRADRRTMAAANALALGAPKLELIEGTAPNCLADLPAPDAIFIGGGMSDETFDAAWSALRPLGRLVANAVTLESEAQLLALHKTHGGLLTKIAVNRAEPVGRLTGWRPLMPVTQWSLVKR; encoded by the coding sequence ATGGCTGAGCCTTGGCTGCATATTATTGGCATTGGCGAGGACGGTCTTGATGGCCTTTCTCCGGCCACCCGCGCGGTGCTCGAAGCCGCCGAAATCATCATCGGCGGGGACCGTCATCACACGCTTTCGGCCAGCATAACGGCTGAACGTTTGTCATGGCCCAGTCCCTTTAACGCATTGATAGAAAAGCTTGAATCCTTCCGTGGCCGCCGCGTCGCCGTGCTGGCTACGGGCGATCCGCTCTGGTTCTCCGTCGGTGCCCGCATCGGTCGCGCAATTGACCCTTCACAGATCGTCTACCACCCGCAGCTTTCCGCCTTCCAGCTCGCCGCCGCCCGCATGGGCTGGTCCTTGCCGGATGTCGAAACCCTGACCGTCCACGGACGCCCCGTCGAGCAAATGATCGCCTTCATACAGCCCGACCAGCGCCTCCTCGTCCTCACCACCGGCGCCCAAACCCCTGCACAGATTGCAAAATTTCTGTCCGAGCGCGGCTATGGCCGCTCCCGCATGACAGTTCTTGCGGCAATGGGCGGTGCCGATGAGGCGCGTTTTGATGGCATCGCCGAAAGCTGGGCGCATGTGGTACCCGAATTTAACACTTTGGCCGTAGAGTGTATCGCAGACCCAGATGCTGCACTGCTTCCACGCATCCCCGGCCTCGACGACGCGCTGTTCCAATCCGATGGAACCATGACAAAGCAGGAAGTGCGCGCCGTTACAGTGGCCAAGCTGATGCCGATGCGCGGCGCACTTTTGTGGGATATTGGTTGCGGTTGCGGCTCTGTCGCAATCGAATGGATGCGCGCGGCGCATTACGCCCGCGCCATCGGGATCGAACCGCGCGCAGACCGTCGGACGATGGCCGCCGCAAACGCGCTCGCCTTGGGTGCGCCCAAGCTTGAGCTGATCGAAGGCACAGCGCCCAATTGCCTCGCTGACCTCCCGGCACCCGATGCGATTTTCATCGGCGGCGGCATGTCGGATGAAACGTTCGATGCGGCATGGTCCGCCCTGCGCCCCCTTGGCCGCCTTGTCGCCAATGCCGTCACCCTCGAAAGCGAGGCGCAGCTCCTCGCCCTGCACAAGACCCACGGCGGTCTGCTGACCAAGATCGCGGTCAACCGCGCCGAGCCCGTTGGCCGCCTCACCGGCTGGCGCCCGCTCATGCCCGTCACCCAATGGAGCCTCGTGAAACGATGA
- the cobI gene encoding precorrin-2 C(20)-methyltransferase has translation MTGTLYGVGLGPGAPDLLTLRAARLIESATVIAYPSLAGGDSFARSIAADLIPTTAREIIMDVPMTTERAPAQTAYDTGAAEIAAALDAGEDVVCLCEGDPLFYGSFMYIHARLKERYTVEVIPGVTSVTACAARAALPLAARNERLTILPGPLEEDDLKAEITRADSVVIMKVGRHLAKIRRVLTALDLADQAVYVERASLPEEVCLPLSQAPEKAPYFSMILLTKGADPWL, from the coding sequence ATGACCGGCACCCTCTACGGCGTCGGCCTCGGCCCCGGCGCGCCCGATCTTCTGACCCTACGCGCCGCCCGCCTGATCGAGTCCGCGACCGTCATCGCCTACCCGTCCCTCGCAGGCGGTGACAGTTTCGCCCGCTCCATCGCGGCCGATCTCATCCCCACCACCGCCCGTGAAATCATCATGGATGTCCCAATGACAACCGAGCGGGCGCCGGCGCAGACGGCCTATGACACCGGCGCCGCCGAGATCGCCGCCGCTCTGGATGCAGGTGAGGACGTGGTTTGCCTCTGCGAAGGCGATCCGCTTTTCTACGGCTCCTTCATGTACATCCATGCCCGCCTTAAGGAGCGCTACACCGTCGAGGTTATCCCCGGCGTGACATCCGTTACCGCCTGCGCCGCCCGCGCCGCTCTGCCACTTGCAGCCCGCAACGAACGTCTGACTATCCTTCCCGGACCGCTCGAAGAGGATGACCTCAAAGCCGAAATCACGCGCGCCGATAGCGTTGTGATCATGAAGGTCGGTCGGCATCTCGCAAAAATTCGCCGCGTCCTCACCGCCCTCGATCTGGCTGATCAAGCTGTCTATGTCGAGCGCGCAAGCCTTCCTGAAGAGGTTTGCCTGCCACTCTCTCAAGCCCCTGAAAAGGCGCCCTATTTCTCAATGATTCTACTGACGAAGGGAGCCGATCCTTGGCTTTGA
- the cobM gene encoding precorrin-4 C(11)-methyltransferase — protein MTVYFIGAGPGDPELLTLKAARLIGECPVCLYAGSLVPEQVVAIAPKDARVLDTAPMTLDETHAEIVAAHEKGQHVARVHSGDPSLYGAIAEQIRRLRQDNIDYQIIPGVPAYTAAAAALGQELTIPEVAQSIVLTRMSMKSTSMPAGETLENFARTGTTLAIHLGIRALREIERQLVPFYGEDCPVAVIYRVGWPDQQIIRGTLTTVREKVREAKITRTALILVGPALSDQHGFPDSALYDAARPHVLRPKARKEPV, from the coding sequence ATGACTGTTTATTTCATCGGCGCAGGGCCAGGCGACCCCGAGCTTCTGACGCTGAAAGCCGCGCGTTTAATCGGCGAATGCCCCGTTTGCCTCTATGCGGGGTCACTGGTGCCGGAACAGGTCGTCGCAATCGCACCCAAAGATGCACGGGTGCTCGATACCGCGCCGATGACGCTGGACGAAACCCATGCGGAAATCGTCGCGGCCCATGAAAAAGGGCAGCATGTCGCGCGCGTACATTCCGGCGACCCATCGCTTTATGGCGCAATCGCAGAACAAATCAGGCGCCTTCGTCAGGACAATATTGATTATCAGATCATTCCCGGCGTCCCTGCCTACACGGCAGCAGCAGCGGCTCTCGGGCAGGAACTCACCATTCCTGAAGTCGCTCAATCCATTGTTCTCACCCGCATGTCGATGAAATCGACCTCCATGCCAGCAGGCGAAACGCTGGAAAACTTCGCTCGCACCGGCACCACGCTCGCAATCCATCTCGGTATCCGTGCGCTGAGGGAAATCGAGCGGCAGTTGGTCCCGTTTTATGGTGAGGACTGCCCCGTTGCGGTGATCTATCGCGTCGGTTGGCCCGATCAGCAGATTATTCGCGGCACGCTCACCACGGTGCGCGAGAAAGTGCGCGAGGCGAAGATCACCCGAACGGCGTTGATCCTCGTTGGTCCTGCCCTCTCTGATCAGCACGGCTTCCCTGACAGTGCTTTATATGACGCCGCGCGCCCGCATGTGCTGCGCCCGAAGGCACGAAAAGAGCCCGTGTAA
- the cobJ gene encoding precorrin-3B C(17)-methyltransferase translates to MALNPVILALSASGEATAHRIAAALGLSVHGRQDRVEKADAFFANALDHARDLFAAGVPVIGVCASGILIRGVAPLLADKTAEPPVISVADDGSVVIPLLGGHRGANRLAKQIAEALGGVAAVTTAGDLAIGAALDAPPAGYRLANPDDAKSVMAALLNGAQPRIEGTDLFDLDSAENGTITLAVTEEPRKGDSQTLVYHPQSFALGLGCARNADPEEMWTLVTETLANAGIATGAIACVNSIGLKADEPAINEVARRLGVPFRLFEAAELEAETPRLANPSEVVFAEVGCHGVSEAAALAAVGSEGTLHVAKRKTANATCAIAKAPAPLIVLRGRARGRLSIVGIGPGQSSWRTPEVSRLVADAEELVGYGLYIDLLGPLAAGKQRSDFPLGGEEARCRYALEQAALGKNVALVCSGDAGIYAMGALVFELLDRDADQHGVSDAAHRVEVVCSPGVSALQGAAARAGAPLGHDFCTISLSDLLTPRDEIIRRLKAAAEGDFVIAFYNPVSKTRRTLLAEARDILLEHRPANTPVMLASSLGRPEEHIRYRKLADLQVDEVDMLTVVLIGSSNSRLAQLGEGPRMFTPRGYARKIDGDLSTKKEAQA, encoded by the coding sequence TTGGCTTTGAACCCTGTTATTCTCGCGCTTTCGGCTTCCGGAGAGGCCACCGCCCATCGCATCGCCGCTGCGCTCGGCCTTTCCGTTCACGGGCGGCAAGATCGCGTCGAAAAAGCCGACGCATTCTTTGCCAACGCCCTCGATCACGCCCGCGATCTCTTCGCAGCTGGCGTCCCAGTGATCGGCGTTTGCGCAAGTGGTATTCTTATCCGTGGCGTTGCGCCCTTGCTGGCAGACAAAACAGCCGAGCCACCAGTCATTTCAGTTGCAGACGATGGCAGCGTCGTCATCCCGCTACTTGGCGGACATCGCGGCGCAAACAGGCTCGCCAAGCAAATCGCCGAAGCGCTCGGCGGCGTCGCAGCCGTCACAACCGCCGGTGATCTCGCCATTGGCGCCGCGCTGGATGCACCGCCCGCAGGCTACCGCCTTGCCAACCCAGACGACGCAAAATCTGTGATGGCCGCGCTTTTGAACGGTGCTCAGCCCCGCATCGAAGGGACTGATCTTTTCGACCTCGACAGCGCCGAAAACGGAACCATCACGCTCGCTGTCACGGAGGAACCGAGGAAAGGGGATTCCCAAACCTTGGTCTATCACCCCCAATCATTCGCCCTTGGGCTGGGCTGTGCCCGTAACGCCGACCCCGAAGAAATGTGGACGCTCGTCACTGAAACACTGGCGAATGCCGGCATCGCCACTGGTGCCATCGCCTGCGTGAATTCAATTGGCCTCAAGGCCGACGAACCCGCCATTAATGAAGTTGCGCGGCGCCTTGGTGTGCCGTTCCGCCTCTTCGAAGCCGCAGAACTCGAAGCCGAAACCCCACGCCTCGCCAATCCGTCCGAGGTGGTCTTTGCAGAGGTGGGCTGCCATGGCGTGTCCGAGGCTGCAGCGCTTGCAGCTGTTGGCTCTGAAGGCACATTGCATGTGGCCAAACGCAAAACTGCGAACGCGACTTGCGCCATCGCCAAAGCCCCCGCCCCCCTCATCGTATTGCGCGGCCGCGCACGCGGCAGGCTTTCTATCGTTGGGATCGGCCCCGGCCAATCAAGCTGGCGCACACCCGAGGTTTCGCGCCTCGTTGCCGATGCCGAAGAGCTTGTTGGCTACGGCCTCTACATTGATCTACTCGGCCCTCTGGCCGCAGGAAAGCAACGCTCTGATTTCCCTCTCGGCGGCGAGGAAGCCCGCTGCCGCTACGCGCTAGAACAAGCTGCTTTGGGTAAGAATGTCGCCCTTGTTTGCTCTGGTGATGCAGGCATTTACGCCATGGGCGCGCTAGTCTTCGAGCTGCTGGACCGCGACGCAGATCAGCATGGCGTGTCAGATGCCGCGCATCGGGTCGAGGTCGTCTGCTCCCCCGGCGTATCGGCACTGCAAGGCGCCGCCGCCCGAGCAGGTGCGCCATTAGGCCATGATTTCTGCACGATCTCCCTCTCGGATCTCCTCACCCCCCGCGACGAAATCATCCGGCGCCTGAAGGCTGCCGCAGAGGGCGATTTTGTGATCGCATTCTATAATCCCGTCTCCAAAACACGGCGCACGCTCCTTGCCGAAGCGCGTGACATCCTGCTTGAGCACCGCCCAGCGAATACGCCTGTCATGTTGGCTTCCAGCCTCGGCAGGCCGGAAGAACATATCCGCTATCGCAAGCTTGCCGATTTGCAGGTCGATGAGGTCGATATGCTGACAGTTGTTCTCATCGGTTCGTCCAACTCCCGCCTCGCACAGCTGGGCGAAGGCCCCCGCATGTTCACACCAAGGGGGTATGCCCGAAAGATCGATGGCGATCTCTCAACCAAGAAGGAAGCGCAGGCATGA